From one Tautonia marina genomic stretch:
- a CDS encoding ATP-dependent Clp protease proteolytic subunit: MPLIPIVIERSGREERAMDIYSRLLQDRIIILGTAIDDTVANLVVAQMLVLAHQDDKADIHLYINSPGGSVTAGMAIYDTMQYVPCDVATYCMGQAASMGSLLLASGAAGKRNALPHGRIMIHQPLAGMEGTATDIEIHAQEFFRMKRQLNEIYQKHTGQTLEKLEADTDRDRFMSPQEAKDYGLVDNVLDREMPIPPRNPESI; this comes from the coding sequence ATGCCCCTGATCCCGATCGTGATCGAGCGTTCCGGCCGCGAAGAGCGGGCGATGGACATTTACTCCCGCCTGCTCCAGGACCGGATCATCATCCTCGGCACGGCGATCGACGACACCGTGGCTAACCTCGTTGTCGCTCAGATGCTTGTGCTCGCCCATCAGGATGACAAGGCCGACATCCACCTGTACATCAACAGCCCTGGTGGTAGTGTCACGGCCGGCATGGCCATTTACGATACGATGCAGTATGTCCCTTGCGACGTGGCGACCTATTGCATGGGTCAGGCCGCGAGCATGGGGTCGCTGCTCCTCGCCTCCGGTGCCGCCGGCAAGCGAAATGCCCTGCCTCACGGGCGGATCATGATTCACCAGCCGTTGGCCGGTATGGAAGGCACGGCCACCGACATCGAGATCCACGCCCAGGAATTTTTCCGCATGAAGCGGCAACTCAACGAGATTTACCAGAAGCACACCGGTCAGACGCTCGAAAAACTCGAAGCGGACACGGACCGCGACCGTTTCATGTCTCCTCAGGAAGCCAAGGATTACGGTCTGGTCGACAATGTCCTCGACCGAGAGATGCCTATTCCTCCTCGGAATCCCGAATCGATCTGA
- a CDS encoding (deoxy)nucleoside triphosphate pyrophosphohydrolase, translating to MTSSHDAEPIRVGIGLIRRGGDYLIRRRPPLPGSPMPGVWEFPGGKCEPGESPEQAAARECEEETGLPVILGACRRVVAHRYPHAFVELHYFDASPADPLAEPAAESGFRWVPLAELPGLTFPEANGPILEELARQVFE from the coding sequence ATGACATCCTCCCACGATGCCGAGCCCATTCGGGTGGGGATCGGCCTGATTCGACGGGGCGGCGACTACTTGATCCGACGTCGCCCCCCCCTGCCCGGTTCTCCGATGCCCGGCGTCTGGGAGTTCCCCGGCGGAAAGTGTGAGCCGGGAGAATCTCCCGAGCAGGCCGCGGCTCGCGAATGCGAGGAGGAAACCGGCCTGCCCGTCATCCTCGGCGCATGCCGTCGAGTCGTGGCGCACCGGTATCCGCATGCCTTCGTCGAGTTGCATTACTTCGACGCATCCCCAGCCGATCCCCTCGCCGAACCTGCGGCGGAATCCGGCTTTCGCTGGGTGCCGCTCGCGGAATTGCCCGGGTTGACCTTTCCCGAGGCCAATGGGCCGATCCTCGAAGAGTTGGCCAGGCAGGTGTTCGAATGA
- a CDS encoding enoyl-ACP reductase FabI, whose protein sequence is MGLFSGKKGMILGVANDYSIAWSITEKLAAEGAELGFTHLPGEKMERRVRRAIDPIGPKLLVPCDVQKDEDIAAAFAKAKETFGTLDFVLHSIAFAPIEDLKSPFVQASRDGFKLAMDISVYSLVSVARHAAELMPDGGSIVTMTYYGGEKVVPGYNLMGVCKAALDASVKYLAYDLGPKKIRVNAVSAGPVKTLAASAVGDFDKLSGLYEAIAPMQRNVTREEVGSSGMFLLSDLARGISGEILHVDCGYHAMGSPGHAFEKALEQQAAD, encoded by the coding sequence ATGGGGTTGTTCTCGGGCAAAAAGGGCATGATCCTGGGTGTCGCCAACGACTACAGTATCGCCTGGTCGATTACGGAGAAGCTTGCTGCCGAGGGGGCGGAACTGGGCTTCACCCACCTCCCTGGCGAGAAGATGGAGCGACGGGTCCGCCGGGCAATCGACCCGATCGGCCCGAAGCTGCTGGTCCCTTGCGACGTGCAGAAGGATGAGGACATCGCCGCCGCTTTCGCCAAGGCGAAGGAGACATTCGGAACCCTTGACTTCGTGTTGCACTCGATCGCGTTTGCACCGATCGAGGACCTGAAATCTCCCTTTGTCCAGGCCAGTCGAGACGGGTTCAAGCTGGCCATGGACATTAGCGTGTACTCACTGGTCAGCGTCGCTCGCCATGCCGCCGAGCTGATGCCCGATGGCGGCTCGATCGTCACGATGACCTACTACGGAGGCGAGAAGGTTGTCCCTGGCTACAACCTGATGGGTGTGTGCAAGGCAGCCCTCGATGCCTCGGTGAAATACCTTGCGTACGATCTCGGCCCGAAGAAGATCCGGGTCAACGCCGTCTCAGCGGGACCGGTGAAAACGCTGGCAGCCTCGGCGGTCGGCGACTTCGACAAGCTCTCCGGCCTCTACGAGGCGATTGCTCCGATGCAGCGGAACGTGACGCGAGAGGAGGTCGGTTCCTCGGGCATGTTCCTGCTGTCGGATCTGGCCCGAGGCATCTCGGGAGAAATCCTGCACGTGGACTGCGGTTATCATGCGATGGGATCGCCCGGCCATGCCTTCGAGAAGGCGCTGGAACAACAGGCTGCGGACTGA
- a CDS encoding nucleoside hydrolase: protein MSLIRFHFAFLVIVIGIPVSTVRSNEVVRVIVDADTANEIDDLYAIVRALVAPEFRVEGVTSAHWTRSTKPNTTVHQSQMLNEQLLDRMGLRERIPHPIGADRSMPDPSTPVDSPAARHIIERAHAGGPDDTLIVFALGACTNLASALLLDPSIESKVIFAFIDGDYKDGQWGPGIFNWKNDIHAVKAIFESNVEYIHMPARSVSVEMELAKREVDEHLKGRGGVWDLLVERWETFPRTANRATKTMWDLALIEAVLRPELATPVVVGAPIIHDAETVEQLPNNPRRVTVFQAIDAEGMRRDFWKAIDAAMAEAGIPSR from the coding sequence GTGTCTCTCATTCGTTTCCATTTCGCTTTCCTGGTTATCGTGATTGGCATCCCTGTCTCGACCGTCCGTTCCAATGAGGTCGTGCGGGTCATTGTTGACGCCGATACGGCGAATGAGATTGACGACCTCTATGCCATTGTCCGAGCCCTGGTCGCCCCCGAATTTCGGGTCGAGGGTGTGACCTCGGCTCACTGGACCCGATCCACGAAACCCAACACCACCGTGCATCAGAGTCAGATGCTCAATGAGCAACTCCTCGATCGCATGGGTCTTCGAGAGCGGATTCCCCATCCCATCGGGGCCGATCGCTCAATGCCCGATCCGTCCACTCCGGTCGATTCTCCGGCTGCGAGACATATCATCGAACGAGCCCATGCCGGAGGTCCTGACGACACGCTGATCGTCTTCGCGCTCGGTGCCTGTACCAATCTGGCCTCGGCGCTCTTGCTCGACCCGTCGATCGAATCCAAGGTGATCTTCGCCTTCATTGACGGTGACTACAAGGATGGCCAGTGGGGGCCGGGAATCTTCAACTGGAAGAATGATATTCATGCGGTCAAAGCAATTTTTGAGTCGAACGTCGAATACATTCACATGCCTGCCCGATCGGTCAGCGTGGAGATGGAACTGGCCAAACGCGAGGTCGATGAACACCTCAAGGGACGAGGAGGTGTCTGGGATCTCCTCGTCGAGCGATGGGAAACCTTTCCCCGAACCGCGAACCGAGCCACCAAGACGATGTGGGATCTCGCCCTGATCGAGGCGGTCTTGCGCCCGGAGCTTGCCACTCCGGTCGTGGTTGGCGCGCCAATCATCCACGATGCCGAGACGGTTGAGCAGCTTCCCAACAATCCTCGTCGCGTCACGGTGTTCCAGGCGATTGACGCTGAGGGCATGCGGCGCGACTTCTGGAAGGCGATTGACGCCGCAATGGCCGAAGCAGGCATCCCTTCACGCTGA